The following nucleotide sequence is from Zonotrichia leucophrys gambelii isolate GWCS_2022_RI unplaced genomic scaffold, RI_Zleu_2.0 Scaffold_347_54459, whole genome shotgun sequence.
ttccctctgggacaccaggaacatctcctactcaggatgtgccacacaactctttttctttatgttcttcatctcagcagagttttccctcctgacagtcatgtgctatgaccgctacgtgtccatctgcaaacccctgcactacgggaccctgctgggcagcagagcttgtgcccacatggcagcagctgcctgggccagtggctttctccatgctctgctgcacacagccaatacattttccttgcccctgtgccagggcaatgtcctgggccagttcttctgtgaaatcccacagatcctcaagctttCCTGTGCCAAATCCTATTTCAGGGAACTGGGGCTCATTGTTGTTAGTGCCTGTTTAtcatttggttgttttgtgttcattgttttctcctatgtgcagatcttcagggctgtgctgaggatcccctctgagcatggacggcacaaagccttttccacctgcctccctcacctggctgtggtctccctgttcatcagcactgcagcaacTGCTCACCTGAAACCTTCCTCCATCTCTTCCCCATCTCTGGATttggccctgtcagttctttACTCGGTGgtggctccagccctgaaccccctcgtctacagcctgaggaatcAGGAGCtgaaggctgcagtgaggaaactgatgactggatgctttcagaaGCATTAAAATGCTGGCCAGTTTCTGCAAGTCACTCGTAGTAACAATAATCTTTGAAACTTCTTGTTTCTTTCAGTTtggaatttcttttcctctgttttaatttttaaattttgtcaaaaaaaaaaagtcatttttcgTGCCAtgtctcatttttttctctccatcttccctgtggccacagactgtttcaatgaggggctgtgctctctgtggctttgaaaaaactgaagaatttcccagcagagttttctgcagagatgcccttttgttgccttctctggagctgcagtggcaATGTCTGTGttcagagctgggggcagatcagtgctgacccagcagctgtgcccagcagcagtagcagcacttggtgttgccagtgctgctgccgtggccctgccccgctgccctggtggccctggtgttgctgcagagcctgagtgctctcggggccgggcacagccctgggggtggcagtgccggggctgcagcagggacaggccatgggcactgctggggcagcgctgacgcctcaggccaggccctgggggctccaggctccttgcccaggctctctcaagaacacacccaggccaatgctcagcacagaaaaaccccgtgagcagccccaggctggccgtgggcaggctgggggcaaacagcatggctggggctctgcaagggccctgggggagacgggaaggagcagcagagcaggggctgatccatccccagtgcgctgcacagcccagagcagcgtcccagagcgtcctcatggagctgccaacaacatcccccctctgcagccctggcctctcccccagctcacacaggtgccccatccttgcaggcacagacatggcagcactggctcagcagcccctgtttgcattgcccacagcagggggagcacccccatgctgttgctgtggggacatgaacctgagggagcacaaatgccatcagtccctggggccagcaagggctgggggacaccagcgaaaccactcagctttgtcctggcctctgcagtcagccagaaagtttgttcccatcagctgggagtttcctgtcccactgcagacgctgttgctcagagccaggccTGCCTTGCAGCCAGCCCCAAagtgccctgagcatttcctttgcttcacctttgctttctttactacTAGATTTCTTCCTATTGCCCAAGCCTTTCCTCTGTCCGGCAAACAGCCCAcccctgtttgccctttcctctctggccccactccccattgcagttccttacttggcaccatgggaatgtcccttgggcagcaggatcatcctgcaaatgctgcaggaattgtctgcaggctcctgcagtgcctggtgctgctcccttgccagaaGCACCCCAGAacaggggggcacatctgggctgctgtgtctggctctggggctccctgttctgggcaatgaagaggagctgcagaggctcagcaggactgacaggatgggctttggagctggcaggagaagctgagggacctgggctgctggagcttctgaaggGGAaggccagggctcctcctgTGACTGCTCCAAGGCTCGttccagagaatcccagaatcagcaaggttggaaaagtctttggagatcatcaagtccaatctGTGTCCTGACACCGCCTTGTCTGCCCTGGACGTCCTCTTCTCCTGGATAAAcaacctcagctgctccctcagcatctcctcacaggacttgtgttccagacccatcaccagccttgttgcccttctctggacatgctcctgCCCCTCAAAGTCCTTCCTAAATTTGGGGCTCAGAGCTGCAAACAGCATTTGAGGGGCTGCccaaccagtgctgagcacaggggaagaaacactgccctgctccttctggccacaccattcctgatccaggccaggagccattggccttattgcccacctgggcacactgctggctcatgtccagcctgctgtccatcagtccctgcaggtccctttctgcctggctgctgtccagccactctgtgcccagcctgtagtgctgcaggggttgttgtggccaaagtgcaggacccggTAGTTGGAGTTGttcaacctcaccttgttggatttgggccctggatccagcctgtccagggccctgtgcagagccctcctaccctccagcagatccacactcccAGACAACTTGgtgtctccatggttccattgggccccagagtgtcccaatggtctccatgtttccatgaggcctcccagtgtcacaatgtccctttggttccatAGAGCCTCTTGATGTCACAAAGTCCCTTGGATCCttgggccctgcagtgtcataATGGCGCCGTCGTCCCCCaaagccctgcagtgtcacaatggatccttggttctgtgaggtctggcagtgcagcaatgcTCTCCTTGGTTCACAAATGTCACAATGGCATCTCGGTCCCAAGGGCCACCACGATGTCCAAcatgtttccttcattccaggagtccctgaggagcagcactggccccTGGGTTCCATggtgccctgcagtgtcacaatggccccatcCTGACACcaggtcctgctctgtcacaatTCTCTGCATGGTCCCACAAGGgcctgcagggtcacagtggcctcttggttccatgaggcctcatAGTTCCACAATGAATtccttggtgctgcagtgccacaatggAACCTTGGTGACACAagatcctgcagtgtcaccagggacccttggttccatggcgcaccacagtgtcacaattgtTCCCTCATTTCCCAGAGTCCATGAAATGGAGCAATGGCCCCTTGATTCCATTGCCCCCAAGCTCTCCCaagggtctccttggttctCCAGTGGCACAAaggccccttggttccacaaggccatgcagtgtcacagtggcctctgTGGTTCTACCAGGACCCAGACTGTCACCATGGACTCCTTGCTTCAAttcagccccacagtgtcacaatggccccttggttttGTGCTGCCATGTCATACACAGTGTCACCCTGGTCCTCTTAGTGCCACCAGGccttcagtgtcacaatggccccttgcttccccagtgccctgcagtgtcacaatcaTCAGAGAATcaaccaggctggaaaaggccttggagagcatcaagtccaacctgggACCCAATACTACCTTGTCACCctgaccatggcactgagtgttgttgggaatttagctgctagaaaatggaaaagtacaaaaccatggctaattccaagtcctgcacctgtgtaGATAGTGTTTCCTTGGGACTAGCTGTGGTATAATAACAGTGaaaaagacatgagaaaagagagatgtaacccctaaggaatgaggaagagttgatggtatagtttaaccaatagattgcttagcttacagaatattcacaAGCTTATTACTCGttgtataagtgtctgatgctctcttcaatatacg
It contains:
- the LOC135441573 gene encoding olfactory receptor 14C36-like, encoding MSNSSFIKHFLLLPLADTWQLQLLHFCLLLGISLAALLGNGLIISAVACGHHLHTPMFFFLLNLALSDLGSICTTVPKAMHNSLWDTRNISYSGCATQLFFFMFFISAEFSLLTVMCYDRYVSICKPLHYGTLLGSRACAHMAAAAWASGFLHALLHTANTFSLPLCQGNVLGQFFCEIPQILKLSCAKSYFRELGLIVVSACLSFGCFVFIVFSYVQIFRAVLRIPSEHGRHKAFSTCLPHLAVVSLFISTAATAHLKPSSISSPSLDLALSVLYSVVAPALNPLVYSLRNQELKAAVRKLMTGCFQKH